A section of the Solitalea canadensis DSM 3403 genome encodes:
- a CDS encoding DUF5684 domain-containing protein codes for MENSSSAAAGIGSLIYLAILVLVITSMWKVFTKAGKPGWAAIIPIYNIIVLLEITGRPLWWIVLLIIPLVNIVALIIIMIDLAKSFGKGTGFGVGLAFLGFVFFPILGFGDAVYQGPNTTDLQSFQKR; via the coding sequence ATGGAAAATTCTTCAAGTGCAGCAGCTGGTATAGGTAGTTTAATATATTTAGCGATTCTGGTTCTGGTTATCACAAGTATGTGGAAAGTATTCACCAAGGCTGGTAAACCAGGTTGGGCTGCAATCATTCCTATTTACAACATTATCGTACTGTTAGAAATAACAGGCCGTCCATTATGGTGGATTGTCTTATTGATTATTCCGCTGGTAAATATCGTAGCGCTAATAATTATTATGATCGACTTAGCTAAAAGCTTTGGAAAAGGCACCGGCTTTGGAGTTGGTTTAGCATTTCTTGGATTTGTTTTCTTTCCGATCTTAGGATTCGGGGATGCAGTTTATCAGGGCCCTAATACTACAGATTTACAAAGCTTTCAAAAAAGATAA
- a CDS encoding DUF5684 domain-containing protein produces the protein MENSAVGAAVGLFSLVYLAIVILVIASMWKVFSKAGKPGWASIIPIYNIIVLLEITGRPLWWIVLMLIPFVNIIVAIIVMIDLAKSFGKGTGFGIGLILLGFIFFPILGFGDATYQGPKSTDLQGLSNSNQ, from the coding sequence ATGGAAAATTCAGCAGTAGGTGCAGCAGTAGGTCTATTCAGCTTAGTGTATTTAGCAATTGTTATTTTGGTAATTGCAAGTATGTGGAAAGTGTTTTCAAAAGCAGGAAAACCAGGATGGGCTTCAATCATTCCTATCTATAACATTATTGTATTATTGGAAATTACTGGTCGCCCATTATGGTGGATCGTTTTAATGCTTATCCCATTTGTGAACATCATCGTAGCTATCATTGTTATGATTGACTTGGCAAAAAGCTTTGGAAAAGGTACAGGTTTCGGCATTGGCTTAATTTTATTAGGTTTTATTTTCTTCCCTATTTTGGGTTTTGGAGATGCTACTTATCAAGGTCCTAAATCAACTGATTTACAAGGATTGTCAAACAGCAATCAATAA